Part of the Natrialbaceae archaeon AArc-T1-2 genome, GCCTCGAGAAGGCGATCGACCTGCTCGGACGGGCGATCTTCGAGGAACAGCCCGGCGAGGCGTACTGGGCGGAGTGAGACCGCGTTGGCCGAGCCCTCGAGCCGGAATCAGATGCCCTCTGACGCGGCGACGGCCTCGAGAAACAGTTCGACGCCGAGGTCGATCTCGCGTTCGGTGACGTCGAGCGGCGGCAACAGGCGCAACGTCTTGTACCCACAGCCGAGGGTGAGCAGCCCCCGCCTCATCGCGGCCGCCATGACCTCGTCACGTCGCGCTTCGGTGTCGAACTCGACGCCGACCATCAGCCCGCGCCCGCGGACGTCGACCATCGACTCCCGGCCCGCGTCCGAGAGCAGCCCCCGGAGCCGTTTGCCCCGGACGCGGACGTTCTCGAGCAGGTTCTCCTCGCGGACGACGTCGATGGTGAGCGCTCCCTGCAAGGCGGCGAGGACGTCGCCAGCTCCCCACGTCGAGGAGAGCCGTCCCTGCTCGTCCGGAAAGCACTCGGCGCGAGAAATCGTCGCGCCCACGCGCAATCCCTTGGCGCTCGCGATCACGTCGGGCGTGAGCTCGAGGCCGTCGACGGCCCAGAACTCGCCGGTCCGGCCCAGCCCGGACTGGATCTCGTCGGCGACGATCCGGAGGTCGAACCGTTCGCGGAGGGACTCGAGGTCGCGGGCGAACGCGGGGTGGGCCACGTGGTAACCGCCCTCACCCTGGATCGGCTCGAGAATGAGGTAAGCGACCTCGTCGGGGTCGATCACGCCCTGCTCGGGATCGAGTCGGTCGGCGACGACGTTGCCACCGGGGCCGTCGGTCAGCCAGTCGCGTTCGTACGCCTCGTCCGTCGAGGGAAACGGGATCGAGACGACGCCCGGAATCTCGGGGTAGCCTTTCCGGTGGGCCGTCTTCGAGCGATTGAGCGAGAGCGCCCCGAGGGTTCGGCCGTGGAATGCGCCGTCGGTCGTGAACGCGCGGTGGCCGCCGGCCGCGTAACAGATTTTGATGGCGTTCTCGACCGCCTCCGCGCCCGAGTTCGAGAGGAAGACGGTGTCCATGCCGTACTCGGTCACGTCGACGAGCCGTTCCATCAGCTGGCTCGGGCCCGGGAAGTCGGGATCGTCGGGCGGGTAGCCGGCGCTGACGTAGAAGTCCTGGCCGGCGATCTTCGTCGGGTCGGGCAGGTCGAACGCGGTAACTCGCTCGCGGATCGTCGGGTTGTTGTACCCGAGCGGGGCGGCACCGACGTGGCCGGTGAAATCGAGCAAGACGTTGCCGTCGACGTCGGTACAGAAGGGGCCGATCGCTTCACCCTGTGCGTCGAGGACGAACTCGTAGACGTAGGTGCTCGGAGCGGCGAACTCGTGGTGATACGAGACCCACCGCCGTGCTCGCTCTCCGGGGATCGCGTCGACCTGGGGTTCGACCGTCGCTCTATCCATACCTACCTCTGTCACTCGCTGAACCAAGTATTCGGTGCTCCGATAACAGATCGTGAAGATGCGGGTAGTACGATGTGGTCAGGCTGATGGTTAGTCTCTGAAACTCGTCTGTCGCTCCCGTTCGAGTCGTTGACAGCCGATCACTAACGAATCGGGAATGTCGGTCGCGGTTGCGTGTAACGCAGTAAGAACGACAGCGACTTCGTCAAACCGTGGGCCACGAGATGCAACTAACGGCTCTGTCTCCCAGTTGATGAACCCATGGTCAGCCAGCATAGGTAGATGGCAGTGATGCAACTCTCGCCGAACTTTCTCTGGATCGGCAGGAATGTTTGGATTCACTGCATGCTCCGGCAATGAAACCGATTGGCCTGGTGGTGCATCTAACAGGGAGACGATGAGCTGACGGCGTGGCTCTGCCGTGAGAATTTCGAAAACCTGGTCCCACTTTTTAATCACATGACGACCATTTTCGATACGTACGTCCATTTCTCTCGCGTTGGGAGTTCGAGTTCCTCCGGTATAAACTAGTGGCGTACCTATAACATACTAAGTATTTCGACAAATCCTACTGGACCGATCAACGACTACCCGATCGAGCTCGAGACGCGATCGGTGTCCGAACCGTGTGCTCCGGCAGTGTCAG contains:
- a CDS encoding aminotransferase class III-fold pyridoxal phosphate-dependent enzyme — its product is MDRATVEPQVDAIPGERARRWVSYHHEFAAPSTYVYEFVLDAQGEAIGPFCTDVDGNVLLDFTGHVGAAPLGYNNPTIRERVTAFDLPDPTKIAGQDFYVSAGYPPDDPDFPGPSQLMERLVDVTEYGMDTVFLSNSGAEAVENAIKICYAAGGHRAFTTDGAFHGRTLGALSLNRSKTAHRKGYPEIPGVVSIPFPSTDEAYERDWLTDGPGGNVVADRLDPEQGVIDPDEVAYLILEPIQGEGGYHVAHPAFARDLESLRERFDLRIVADEIQSGLGRTGEFWAVDGLELTPDVIASAKGLRVGATISRAECFPDEQGRLSSTWGAGDVLAALQGALTIDVVREENLLENVRVRGKRLRGLLSDAGRESMVDVRGRGLMVGVEFDTEARRDEVMAAAMRRGLLTLGCGYKTLRLLPPLDVTEREIDLGVELFLEAVAASEGI